One part of the Nostoc sp. PCC 7120 = FACHB-418 genome encodes these proteins:
- the dnaA gene encoding chromosomal replication initiator protein DnaA translates to MEMPIDNLWSQVLERLQIELSRPTFETWIKTANAERLENNCLVIITPNPFARNWLQKYYISTIANVVQSILGHPVEIYITVAKGEEFEEIGGGGEWELPTTNIINETPNQNRQPNTELNAKYVFSRFVVGANNRMAHAASLAVAESPGREFNPLFLCGGVGLGKTHLMQAIGHYRWEICPNSKIFYVSTEQFTNDLITAIRNDSMQSFREHYRAADVLLVDDIQFIEGKEYTQEEFFHTFNTLHEAGKQVVIASDRPPNQIPSLQERLCSRFSMGLIADIQAPDLETRMAILQKKSEYEKIRLPRDVIEYIATNFTSNIRELEGALTRALAYISIWGLPMTVANLAPVLVTPMEKIEATPEAILTVIADNFDISIEDLKSNSRRREISWARQIGMYLMRQHTDLSFPRIGEEFGGKDHTTVLYSCDKIAQLVESDRGLSQTLRQLSDRIKMNSRSRKP, encoded by the coding sequence ATGGAAATGCCCATTGACAATTTATGGAGTCAGGTACTAGAGCGTCTACAGATAGAACTATCTCGCCCCACCTTTGAAACTTGGATTAAAACTGCTAATGCAGAACGCTTAGAAAATAATTGTCTGGTAATAATTACACCTAACCCTTTCGCGCGTAATTGGTTACAGAAGTATTACATCTCTACTATTGCTAATGTCGTACAAAGTATTTTGGGACATCCCGTAGAAATTTACATTACAGTGGCTAAAGGCGAAGAATTTGAGGAAATTGGTGGGGGTGGAGAGTGGGAACTACCAACTACAAATATTATCAACGAAACTCCGAATCAAAACAGACAACCGAATACAGAATTAAATGCCAAGTATGTATTTTCGCGGTTTGTCGTCGGAGCTAATAATCGGATGGCTCATGCAGCCTCTCTAGCTGTAGCGGAATCTCCGGGGAGAGAGTTTAATCCTTTATTTTTATGTGGTGGTGTAGGACTGGGAAAAACTCATCTCATGCAGGCAATAGGGCATTACCGTTGGGAAATTTGCCCAAATTCTAAGATATTTTACGTTTCTACCGAGCAATTTACAAATGATCTCATCACAGCTATTCGTAACGACAGTATGCAGAGTTTCCGAGAACATTATCGAGCTGCTGATGTGTTGTTAGTAGATGATATTCAATTTATTGAGGGTAAGGAATACACCCAAGAAGAATTTTTCCATACTTTTAATACATTGCATGAGGCAGGTAAGCAAGTAGTGATTGCTTCTGACCGTCCACCAAATCAGATTCCTAGCCTGCAAGAGCGTTTGTGTTCGCGGTTCTCGATGGGTTTGATTGCAGATATTCAAGCACCGGATTTAGAAACGAGAATGGCGATTTTGCAGAAAAAATCAGAGTACGAAAAAATCCGTCTACCTCGTGATGTCATTGAGTATATTGCTACTAACTTTACTTCTAATATTCGGGAGTTGGAAGGGGCTTTAACTAGAGCGCTAGCGTACATTTCCATTTGGGGTTTACCCATGACTGTTGCCAATCTTGCACCAGTGTTAGTGACACCAATGGAGAAAATAGAAGCTACCCCTGAGGCCATTCTCACGGTGATTGCTGACAATTTTGATATCTCAATTGAAGACCTGAAAAGTAACTCCCGGCGGCGGGAAATTAGCTGGGCGCGCCAAATCGGGATGTATCTCATGCGCCAACATACCGATTTAAGTTTCCCTAGAATTGGTGAGGAGTTTGGCGGTAAAGATCACACAACGGTGTTATATAGTTGTGACAAGATTGCTCAATTAGTAGAAAGCGATCGCGGTTTATCTCAAACTTTACGTCAATTGAGCGATCGCATCAAGATGAATAGCCGTTCTCGAAAACCATGA